The genomic region GCGAATGAAAAGCTCCCGGCTGGTCTCCGGGTCGATCCGGCCGTAATTGACCTTGCGCTGGGCGACGATCGGGACGCCGTACAGCGTGACGCGCTCGTACGCCATCACGGCCGCCTGGTCCTTCTCCCAGTGCGGCTCGCTGTAGGTGCGCTTCAGCAGGTGCCCGGCGAGCGGTTCGATCCACTCGGGCTCGACCTTCGCGTTGACCCTGGCCCACAGCCGTGAGGTCTCGACCAGCTCGGCGGACATGATGAAGCGCGGCTGCTTCTTGAAGAGCGCCGAGCCGGGGAAGATCGCGAACTTCGCGTTGCGGGCGCCGAGGTACTCGTTCTTCTCGGTGTCCTTGAGCCCGATGTGCGAGAGCAGCCCGGCCAGCAGCGAGACGTGCACCGACTGCTCGGGGGCGTCCTCCTCGTTGAGGCGGATGCCCATGGTCCTGGCCACCGAACGCAGCTGCGCGTAGATGTCCTGCCACTCACGGATGCGCAGGAAGTTCAGGTACTCCTGCTTGCACATCCGGCGGAAGCTGGAGGAGCCGCGCTCCTTCTGCTGGTCGCGGAGGTAGCGCCAGAGGTTCAGGAAGGCCAGGAAGTCGGACGTCTCGTCCTTGAAGCGGGCGTGCTGCTGGTCGGCCTGTGTCTGCTTCTCCGCGGGGCGCTCGCGCGGGTCCTGGATGGAGAGCGCGGCGGCGATCACCATGACCTCGGTGACACAGCCGTTCCGGTCGGCCTCCAGGACCATCCGTGCCAGCCTCGGGTCGACGGGGAGCTGGCTGAGCTTGCGGCCCTCCGGGGTGAGCCGCCGCTTGGGGTCCTTCTCCTTGGGATCCAGCGCGCCCAGCTCCTGGAGGAGCTGCACACCGTCGCGGATGTTGCGGTGGTCCGGCGGGTCGATGAAGGGGAACTTCTCGATGTCGCCGAGCCCGGCCGCGGTCATCTGGAGGATGACGGACGCCAGGTTGGTCCGGAGGATCTCCGGGTCGGTGAACTCCGGGCGGGTGAGGAAGTCGTCCTCCGCGTACAGCCGGATGCAGATGCCGTCGGAGGTACGGCCGCAGCGGCCCTTGCGCTGGTTGGCGCTGGCCTGCGAGATCCGCTCGATGGGCAGCCGCTGGACCTTGGTGCGGTGGCTGTAGCGGGAGATACGGGCGGTGCCCGGGTCGATCACGTACTTGATGCCGGGGACGGTCAGGGAGGTCTCGGCGACGTTGGTGGCCAGCACCACCCGTCTCGTCACACCGCCGGAGGGCCGCTGGAACACCCGGTGCTGCTCGGCGTGCGACAGCCGGGCGTACAGCGGGAGCACCTCGGTGAACCGCAGGTTCCGTTTGTTCAGCGCGTCGGCGGTGTCCCGGATCTCGCGCTCGCCGGAGAGGAAGACCAGGATGTCGCCGGGGCCTTCGCCCTGGAGCTCGTCCACGGCCTCGCAGACCGCGGTGATCTGGTCGCGGTCGCCGTCTTCGCCGTCCTCTTCGAGGAGCGGGCGGTAGCGGACCTCGACCGGGTACGTACGGCCGCTGACCTCCACGATCGGCGCCCCGGACCCGGCCCTGCCGTCCGTCATGTCCACCGAGGCGAAGCCGCCGAAGTGCTGCGCGAACCGCTCGGGGTCGATGGTGGCCGAGGTGATGACGACCTTCAGATCCGGCCGCTTCGGCAGCAGCTGCGCCAGATAGCCCAGCAGGAAGTCGATGTTGAGGGACCGCTCGTGGGCCTCGTCGATGATGATCGTGTCGTACGCGCGCAGCTCGCGGTCCGTCTGGATCTCCGCGAGCAGGATGCCGTCGGTCATCAGCTTGATGAAGGTGGCGTCCTGGTCGACCTGGTCGGTGAAGCGGACCTTCCAGCCGACCGCCTCGCCCAGCGGGGTCTTCATCTCGTCCGCGATGCGCTCGGCGACCGTACGGGCGGCGATCCGGCGCGGCTGGGTGTGGCCGATCATGCCCCGGACGCCGCGGCCCAGCTCCAGGCAGATCTTGGGGATCTGGGTCGTCTTGCCGGACCCGGTCTCGCCCGCGACGATCACCACCTGGTGATTCCGTATCGCCTCGGCGATCTCGTCCTTCTTCTGGCTGACCGGCAGCTGCTCGGGATAGCTGACGGCGGGCACCCGGGCGGCCCGGCGGGCCAGCCGCCCCGCGGACTTCTCCGCCTCGGCGGCGATCTGGTCCAGCGCGGCCTGCCGGGCCTCTGGTTTACGGATACGGCGGGCGCCCTCCAGGCGTCGGCCGAGCCGGTGCGCGTCGCGCAGCGACAGCTCGTTGAGCGTGGCCTGGATATCAGCGAAGGAAGTAGACATACCTGTCCCAGGATCTCACCCGGTGCAACCCACTGGCGAACGGATTTGAGTGTCAGGTTCTGGACGCGTATGTCTGTTGCGTGTGGTTTAGCGTGAATTCATGCCGCCTCAGACGGAACACCACGGTGCCCATCCCGCGCGTCGCCCGACCGGCCGCGAGCGGTGGGAGGCGTTCCGCGCGTCGCCCTTCCTGCCGGCGACGGTGCTGCTGTTCATCCTGTCGGCGGCGGCCGGGACCTTCGCCGGTTCGTACACCTACTTCATGGCGAACCCGACCCCGCACCGGGTGCCCACCGCGGTCGTGGGCGCGTACCGGTCACCGGCGGGGCAGCGGTTCATCGGCGGGATGGAGAAGGCGCTCAACACCTCGCTCCGGCTGCACACCTACTCCACGGTCGCCGACGCGCGGCAGGCCGTGGACCAGCAGAAGGTCTTCGCGATCGTCGACGTGCGGGCCGGACACGTCCGGCTCGACCTCTCCTCGGCCTCCGGGGCCTCGGTCGCGCAGGTCCTCGCCGAGTCCGCGCCGGCGGTGGCGAAGGCGACCGGTGTCCCCGTACTGGTGACGGACATCAAGCCGCTCCAGAAGGGCGACCCGCGCGGGCTCGCGATCTTCTACGTCTCGCTCGCCGCGGTGATCATCGGCTTCGTCGGCGCGATCCAGCTCTCGGTGCACGCCCGCGGCCTCGACCCGGCCGAACGCATCGCCTGCATCATGGCCAACGCCCTGCTCGGCGGGTTCGCCATCGCGGCTGTCGTCGACTGGCTGCTGGGTGCGCTGGACCTGCCGTTCGTGGAGTCCTGGCTGATCCTGGCGTTCACGATGTTCACGACCGGCATGGTCTTCACGATGTTCAACAGCCTCATCGGCCGCTGGGCGCTGATCCCCACCTGGGGTCTGATGGTGCTGCTCGGCAACCCGTCGTCGGGCGGCGCGGTCTCCTGGCCGCTGCTCCCCTCGACCCTGGGGCACATCGGTCAGTGGCTGCCGCCGGGCGCCTCGGTCAACGCCCAGCACGCGGCGGTGTACTTCCGGCACTACCAGCACCCGTTCCCGTTCCTGGTCCTGGCCGCGTGGTCGCTGGTGTCCTGTGCCGTCTTCTGGCTCCGGCGTCATCAGCACCCGGGCGGACGGGAATCGGGTACGCGAAAGGCTCCGGCCAGTTAACTGACCGGAGCCTTTCAAAGGTGGCTGGGGCCGGGATCGAACCGGCGACCTATCGCTTTTCAGGCGATCGCTCGTACCAACTGAGCTACCCAGCCACGCAGCACATGCGAGCTGCAGCGGTCCTGACGG from Streptomyces sp. NBC_01267 harbors:
- the hrpA gene encoding ATP-dependent RNA helicase HrpA; this translates as MSTSFADIQATLNELSLRDAHRLGRRLEGARRIRKPEARQAALDQIAAEAEKSAGRLARRAARVPAVSYPEQLPVSQKKDEIAEAIRNHQVVIVAGETGSGKTTQIPKICLELGRGVRGMIGHTQPRRIAARTVAERIADEMKTPLGEAVGWKVRFTDQVDQDATFIKLMTDGILLAEIQTDRELRAYDTIIIDEAHERSLNIDFLLGYLAQLLPKRPDLKVVITSATIDPERFAQHFGGFASVDMTDGRAGSGAPIVEVSGRTYPVEVRYRPLLEEDGEDGDRDQITAVCEAVDELQGEGPGDILVFLSGEREIRDTADALNKRNLRFTEVLPLYARLSHAEQHRVFQRPSGGVTRRVVLATNVAETSLTVPGIKYVIDPGTARISRYSHRTKVQRLPIERISQASANQRKGRCGRTSDGICIRLYAEDDFLTRPEFTDPEILRTNLASVILQMTAAGLGDIEKFPFIDPPDHRNIRDGVQLLQELGALDPKEKDPKRRLTPEGRKLSQLPVDPRLARMVLEADRNGCVTEVMVIAAALSIQDPRERPAEKQTQADQQHARFKDETSDFLAFLNLWRYLRDQQKERGSSSFRRMCKQEYLNFLRIREWQDIYAQLRSVARTMGIRLNEEDAPEQSVHVSLLAGLLSHIGLKDTEKNEYLGARNAKFAIFPGSALFKKQPRFIMSAELVETSRLWARVNAKVEPEWIEPLAGHLLKRTYSEPHWEKDQAAVMAYERVTLYGVPIVAQRKVNYGRIDPETSRELFIRNALVEGDWRTHHKFFADNRKLLAEVEELEHRARRRDIVVDDETLFDFYDERIPEHIVSGAHFDSWWKQKRHEAGGEPEVLDFERSMLLTEKAGSVTKDDYPDSWRQRNLKFRVTYQFEPGADADGVTVHIPLQVLNQVTPEGFDWQIPGLREEVVTELIRSLPKPIRRHYVPAPNYAGAFLDRAVPLQEPLPLTLARELQRMVGVPVAAGDFDLSRVPDHLKITFRIVDERRRKLAEDKDLEALKLKLRPKARQALSKAAAATAGPAGESVERTGLTDWTIGTLSRVFETRRAGQPVRAFPALVDAGTSVSVRLFDTEAEQQQAMWQGTRRLVLLNIPVNPAKFASDRLSNQAKLALSRNPHGSVQALFEDCATAAADKLIADHGGPAWDEESYRKLYEKVRTDLVELTIRTVDQVQQILAAWQAAERRLKATTSLVLVANLTDVRTQLATLIKPGFVTATGLRRLPDLMRYMVAVDRRLQQMPTAVQRDTTRMEKVHEMQDEYAWLLEQLPQGRPVPQEVTDIRWMIEELRVSYFAHALGTAQTVSDKRIVKAIDAVVAAVR
- a CDS encoding ABC transporter permease; amino-acid sequence: MPPQTEHHGAHPARRPTGRERWEAFRASPFLPATVLLFILSAAAGTFAGSYTYFMANPTPHRVPTAVVGAYRSPAGQRFIGGMEKALNTSLRLHTYSTVADARQAVDQQKVFAIVDVRAGHVRLDLSSASGASVAQVLAESAPAVAKATGVPVLVTDIKPLQKGDPRGLAIFYVSLAAVIIGFVGAIQLSVHARGLDPAERIACIMANALLGGFAIAAVVDWLLGALDLPFVESWLILAFTMFTTGMVFTMFNSLIGRWALIPTWGLMVLLGNPSSGGAVSWPLLPSTLGHIGQWLPPGASVNAQHAAVYFRHYQHPFPFLVLAAWSLVSCAVFWLRRHQHPGGRESGTRKAPAS